Within Vigna unguiculata cultivar IT97K-499-35 chromosome 2, ASM411807v1, whole genome shotgun sequence, the genomic segment ATAGATTATTGTCAATTCAAAAGAGGAAAAAACCCAAAAGCTGAAAAACCCACAGTCATACCGTAAAGAGATGATACAAGCCATAGATGACAGTGTTTATATTAAGGACAGGTTTCCAATCTTCTCGTAAGATGTTGAGACAAACATTTCCTTCCAAGTCAATATTTGGATGATAGACCTGCATATTCGAGACAATGctacaaataaatttatgtgtTGAAACGAAACATGAGAACAATCcgtttacaaaactaaaaataaacctATACCAATCCGTCtaccaaaactaaaattaaatctGTACCGCTGTGTATTTATACAATGCACGAATTAGAGTAAAAAAGTTAATCAAGTCCATCCTACCTTTGTCTTGCACTTAACCTTTGGCGCTTCATGTGGATAGATGGGAGACActtgaaaggaaaagaaaaatgtgccACATCTGTAACAACAAACAAGGATGTTGGAGATTAATAGCTCTTTCTCAAAAGGTTTTTTCATCTTGCAAGCACGGTAAAGATCTTACCGGattgaaaattttacttatCATTTAAAAAGGAAACACATATGATGAACAAATCAGAGGGGCTTGAATTCCTTCAACAAGAATCAATTAATGTTTGAAAGCAGAGTTGAAAACTGTATGGAATTTCCTTACACGTAATATCCATCATCGGGTCGAATTGAAACCTCGAAGTTCATCAGGTCATCTTTTCCGTTGGGGAAATGTATGGTACAAGATT encodes:
- the LOC114173017 gene encoding NEDD8-conjugating enzyme Ubc12-like; this encodes MIKLFKVKEKQRELAENAGGGPPVKKQSAGELRLHKDISELNLPQSCTIHFPNGKDDLMNFEVSIRPDDGYYVCGTFFFSFQVSPIYPHEAPKVKCKTKVYHPNIDLEGNVCLNILREDWKPVLNINTVIYGLYHLFTEPNYEDPLNHDAAAVLRENPRLFECNVRRAMSGGYVGQTFFPRCT